The following proteins come from a genomic window of Diprion similis isolate iyDipSimi1 chromosome 8, iyDipSimi1.1, whole genome shotgun sequence:
- the LOC124408627 gene encoding arginine-glutamic acid dipeptide repeats protein isoform X4 yields MALDGDLLMYLRAARSMAAFAGMCDGGSPDDGCVAASRDDTTINALDILHDSGYDPGRALQALVKCPVPKGIDKKWSEEETKRFVKGLRQFGKNFFRIRKDLLPHKDTPELVEFYYLWKKTPGANNNRPHRRRRQGSLRRIRNTRNSRAGTPKEEIPTPTKDTSPAAPNPKEPASEPETAPVGTPASNNPGGEVSSVTEDDNSEEDSDSRDTNTNGTAQSCQHCFSTSSKDYQIAGKDRLLLCAECRAHLKKTGELPPAPPYLFRPVPAESPDSPGRMRTRNKAKETPRPARSRRAGGTDTPDQEKQQQQQTPDKTKKKSSGKSETPRKGQKRPQADDPEEDKELQKRKRGERPESPSESLTTDSNSLMDEPERETEGETNDNHSVPVTVQVDEPPSPVLTTPEEPLEPTPVSTPVPAPIQSLPISVPVIHAIEKKPIIEELPETKEQLEEMPMMMNQPLKLVEVLPQIERNMSPVVEDSKEMIQPMNAGNQQPMNNVSDIGPSIRNLSQTSMVSTQNCAQNLQTLQVPPQPPQVMPLNMQHPPPNILASQNVPQNLSQNLHVPSNLPQNMGNPQNMVGPPSMGNPHSMQQNMSASSLNLSIPQNLSTNISQIPQLSNSPQPLGLPVLPPDIRMPERIPEDRMPQERHRDSRMLDRMSDRLQEQRQDGNGELDRPEPQNLFQSIPPPQGMMPLEKPPTIAPYSLVPTPPMEPQNLKIKQEIIPPEPDPLQSLKEVKVPGFQTGFPGPSLDNIKKDPDSSSKPPTPSKHPLVQNSQQVAQIQSVAASPTPSLPPPPTSIPQPVMHPSQQPSPHMAHPFHPHHPFIHHSLLAAMHPYHHGGMAYPGYPPVGSYPPFPTYPYGPVPHAIPPPSPQRSQESTTMMTAHHSSTSSSVTRDEGDNLIATHHHSSSMHQATTLHHDKLLTISSHSSHSHSHSQSSHSSHNQQRKPALVSACLTSSSSVHHHHRPPQLQPPIPPEPKPEPEMVEPEPEEPPSPRGPSPEPQMEDSECHRSQSAIFLRHWNRGENNSCTRTDLTFKPVPDSKLARKREERTRKEREREAERERDRAAAQQVRKMSTPEKQPEPCKPPSRGPLEPVVSPYDRYAARPGSYVDTPALRQLSEYARPHAAFSPARHPGPPDPMLHYMYGPVARERLELEHLEREKREREIRELRDRELNDRFKEELLKGGPRSIPGSVDPHWLEMHRRYAAAAGLAGPGPSGPPQALHQFSLYGAPPGPSQLERERLERLGIPTAAGGGPAGGGGGHPAHHHGQLDERLALAADPMVRLQMAGISPEYHAHTHAHTHAHTHLHLHPGQQQAAQQQAQQQQEAAAAAAGFPLPAAAGANYPRPGLMSRDPSLGLHPADLLGRPYAEMAVHQEQLQRHLMMERERYPHHPSFVAHHEDYLRFVLQQRERELKVRALEEAARGSRP; encoded by the exons ATGGCTTTGGACGGAGATCTGTTGATGTACTTAAGAGCTGCCCGATCTATGGCTGCCTTTGCAGGAATGTGTGACGGCGGATCTCCCGATGATGGTTGTGTAGCTGCCTCTCGCGACGACACCACGATCAACGCTCTGGACATTTTACATGACTCTGGCTATGACCCTGGCAGGGCACTTCAAGCACTAGTCAAATGTCCCGTACCCAAAGGGATCGACAAAAAGTGGTCCGAGGAAGAAACT AAACGTTTTGTAAAGGGTCTTCGTCAGTTTGGAAAGAATTTCTTCCGCATCAGGAAGGATTTACTGCCTCACAAAGATACG CCTGAACTAGTTGAGTTCTACTACCTGTGGAAGAAGACGCCTGGCGCGAATAATAATCGACCCCACAGGCGACGCAGGCAGGGTTCATTGCGCAGAATTCGCAACACCCGTAACTCTCGGGCTGGTACTCCCAAAGAGGAGATACCAACCCCGACAAAAGACACTTCTCCCGCAGCGCCGAACCCCAAGGAGCCGGCGTCCGAACCAGAGACAGCACCTGTCGGCACGCCAGCCAGCAATAATCCAGGTGGTGAAGTCAGCTCGGTTACGGAAGATGATAATTCGGAAGAGGACAGTGATTCCAGGGACACGAATACAAACGGAACTGCGCAATCCTGTCAACATTGCTTTTCGACCAGTTCAAAAGACTACCAAATCGCCGGTAAGGACAGGCTATTACTCTGCGCCGAATGTCGCGCGCATTTAAAGAAAACCGGAGAACTTCCACCTGCTCCTCCGTACCTCTTTCGCCCAGTGCCGGCCGAATCTCCTGACAGTCCAGGCAGGATGAGAACTCGCAACAAGGCCAAAGAGACGCCCAGACCCGCACGATCAAGGAGAGCCGGTGGAACTGACACACCTGATCAGGagaaacagcagcagcaacagacTCCGGacaagacgaagaaaaaatcatctgGTAAATCAGAGACGCCGAGGAAGGGACAGAAACGTCCGCAAGCCGATGATCCTGAGGAGGACAAGGAATTGCAAAAGCGTAAACGCGGCGAGAGGCCGGAAAGTCCGTCCGAATCTCTTACTACAGACAGTAACTCGTTAATGGATGAACCCGAGCGGGAGACCGAGGGTGAAACGAACGATAATCATTCGGTTCCGGTTACCGTCCAAGTCGACGAACCTCCCAGTCCCGTTTTAACCACGCCGGAAGAACCACTGGAGCCGACTCCAGTTTCGACGCCGGTTCCGGCACCCATTCAAAGTTTACCGATATCGGTTCCGGTTATTCACGCAATAGAAAAGAAACCGATCATAGAAGAATTGCCAGAGACCAAAGAACAGTTGGAGGAAATGCCGATGATGATGAACCAGCCTTTGAAATTGGTCGAGGTGCTTCCTCAAATAGAGAGAAACATGTCGCCGGTCGTCGAAGATTCCAAGGAAATGATTCAGCCCATGAATGCTGGCAACCAGCAGCCAATGAACAACGTCAGCGATATCGGTCCAAGTATACGAAATTTATCGCAAACCAGTATGGTGAGCACGCAGAATTGTGCGCAAAACTTGCAGACACTTCAGGTACCTCCTCAACCTCCGCAAGTCATGCCCCTAAACATGCAGCATCCCCCGCCGAATATACTGGCAAGCCAAAACGTGCCGCAGAATTTATCCCAAAATCTACACGTACCGTCAAATTTACCTCAAAACATGGGAAACCCACAGAACATGGTCGGCCCGCCAAGCATGGGAAATCCCCACAGCATGCAGCAGAACATGTCTGCGTCCTCGCTTAATCTTAGCATACCTCAAAACCTCTCCACCAACATTTCGCAGATACCGCAACTGTCGAATTCGCCGCAGCCCTTAGGCCTGCCCGTTTTACCTCCCGACATCAGAATGCCGGAGAGAATACCAGAGGATAGAATGCCTCAGGAGAGACACAGGGACAGCAGAATGCTTGACAGAATGTCAGATAGGCTGCAGGAGCAGCGACAGGACGGAAACGGAGAACTGGATAGACCCGAGCCTCAGAATTTATTCCAATCAATTCCTCCACCCCAGGGTATGATGCCCTTGGAGAAGCCTCCGACCATCGCGCCTTACTCATTGGTACCCACGCCCCCCATGGAGCCACAGAATTTGAAGATAAAGCAGGAAATCATTCCGCCCGAACCCGACCCGTTGCAGAGCTTGAAGGAGGTGAAAGTCCCTGGATTTCAAACTGGATTCCCCGGCCCAAGTTTGGACAACATCAAGAAAGATCCAGACAGTTCCAGCAAGCCTCCGACGCCCAGCAAACACCCTCTGGTGCAAAATAGCCAACAGGTTGCTCAGATTCAGTCGGTCGCCGCTTCCCCGACTCCGAGTTTGCCACCGCCACCGACGTCCATTCCGCAGCCAGTGATGCATCCCTCTCAGCAGCCGAGTCCACACATGGCTCACCCCTTCCATCCTCACCACCCGTTCATTCATCACTCGTTGTTAGCAGCCATGCATCCCTACCATCACGGAGGAATGGCTTACCCCGGTTATCCGCCCGTTGGATCGTATCCCCCATTTCCCACCTATCCATACGGCCCAGTTCCTCACGCTATTCCGCCGCCTTCTCCACAACGAAGCCAAGAGAGCACTACAATGATGACTGCTCATCACTCGAGCACCAGCTCCAGTGTTACTAGAGACGAGGGCGATAATTTGATCGCCACGCATCATCACTCGTCCAGCATGCATCAGGCAACGACATTGCATCACGACAAACTTCTGACTATATCCTCACACAGTTCGCACAGCCATTCGCATAGCCAATCTTCGCACAGTTCTCACAACCAACAACGCAAGCCCGCTCTAGTGTCGGCCTGTCTAACGTCCAGCAGCTCTGTccaccatcatcatcgtccACCTCAACTGCAGCCTCCCATTCCGCCGGAGCCGAAACCCGAGCCGGAAATGGTGGAGCCTGAGCCTGAGGAGCCTCCGAGTCCTCGAGGACCATCACCAGAGCCACAGATGGAGGATTCCGAGTGTCACAGATCTCAGTCGGCTATTTTTCTCCGGCATTGGAATCgaggtgaaaataattcttgCACTAGGACCGATCTCACATTCAAACCAGTGCCGGATTCAAAATTGGCAAGAAAACGTGAGGAGAGAACAAGGAAGGAAAGAGAACGTGAGGCGGAGAGGGAGCGAGACAGAGCAGCTGCTCAACAGGTTAGAAAAATGTCGACTCCTGAGAAACAGCCGGAGCCTTGCAAGCCACCAAGTCGAGGGCCTCTAGAACCTGTCGTATCTCCTTACGACCGCTATGCGGCTAGGCCAGGATCTTACGTCGACACCCCGGCGCTCAGGCAGTTGTCCGAATACGCGAGACCACACGCTGCGTTTTCCCCGGCAAGGCATCCTGGTCCACCTGATCCGATGCTGCACTACATGTACGGTCCAGTAGCAAGAGAGCGCCTCGAATTGGAACATCTGGAGCGGGAAAAGAGAGAGCGGGAAATCAGGGAACTCAGAGATCGCGAACTAAACGACAGGTTCAAGGAGGAACTGCTCAAGGGAGGCCCCAGGTCCATACCTGGCAGCGTGGATCCGCACTGGCTCGAAATGCATCGACGATACGCCGCTGCTGCTGGTCTCGCTGGTCCCGGTCCCTCTGGTCCTCCCCAAGCGTTGCATCAGTTCAGTCTCTACGGCGCTCCTCCAGGTCCTAGCCAGCTGGAGAGGGAACGTCTAGAACGATTAG GGATACCGACGGCAGCCGGCGGGGGGCCAgcagggggagggggtggtCATCCAGCTCACCACCACGGCCAGCTGGACGAGCGGCTGGCTCTGGCTGCTGACCCGATGGTCCGGTTGCAGATGGCTGGCATCTCGCCCGAGTATCACGCTCACACTCACGCGCATACGCACGCGCACACTCACTTGCACCTACATCCGGGACAGCAGCAGGCCGCTCAGCAACAGGCTCAGCAACAGCAGGAagcagctgctgctgccgctggaTTCCCCCTGCCTG CCGCCGCTGGCGCCAATTACCCCAGGCCAGGACTGATGTCTCGCGATCCCTCGCTAGGCCTGCATCCTGCCGATCTCCTTGGTCGACCCTACGCGGAAATGGCTGTGCATCAGGAACAGCTTCAGCGTCACTTGATGATGGAGCGTGAACGTTATCCTCATCATCCTTCATTTGTTGCCCATCATGAAGACTACCTAAGGTTTgtgtt GCAACAACGCGAACGTGAGTTAAAGGTACGCGCTTTGGAAGAAGCTGCGCGAGGATCACGGCCTTGA
- the LOC124408627 gene encoding arginine-glutamic acid dipeptide repeats protein isoform X1, producing the protein MSAGTQGEIRVGPSHQELVSCQARLPEYRPGIPPGDLHPDPEFSKEREELRWVPAMALDGDLLMYLRAARSMAAFAGMCDGGSPDDGCVAASRDDTTINALDILHDSGYDPGRALQALVKCPVPKGIDKKWSEEETKRFVKGLRQFGKNFFRIRKDLLPHKDTPELVEFYYLWKKTPGANNNRPHRRRRQGSLRRIRNTRNSRAGTPKEEIPTPTKDTSPAAPNPKEPASEPETAPVGTPASNNPGGEVSSVTEDDNSEEDSDSRDTNTNGTAQSCQHCFSTSSKDYQIAGKDRLLLCAECRAHLKKTGELPPAPPYLFRPVPAESPDSPGRMRTRNKAKETPRPARSRRAGGTDTPDQEKQQQQQTPDKTKKKSSGKSETPRKGQKRPQADDPEEDKELQKRKRGERPESPSESLTTDSNSLMDEPERETEGETNDNHSVPVTVQVDEPPSPVLTTPEEPLEPTPVSTPVPAPIQSLPISVPVIHAIEKKPIIEELPETKEQLEEMPMMMNQPLKLVEVLPQIERNMSPVVEDSKEMIQPMNAGNQQPMNNVSDIGPSIRNLSQTSMVSTQNCAQNLQTLQVPPQPPQVMPLNMQHPPPNILASQNVPQNLSQNLHVPSNLPQNMGNPQNMVGPPSMGNPHSMQQNMSASSLNLSIPQNLSTNISQIPQLSNSPQPLGLPVLPPDIRMPERIPEDRMPQERHRDSRMLDRMSDRLQEQRQDGNGELDRPEPQNLFQSIPPPQGMMPLEKPPTIAPYSLVPTPPMEPQNLKIKQEIIPPEPDPLQSLKEVKVPGFQTGFPGPSLDNIKKDPDSSSKPPTPSKHPLVQNSQQVAQIQSVAASPTPSLPPPPTSIPQPVMHPSQQPSPHMAHPFHPHHPFIHHSLLAAMHPYHHGGMAYPGYPPVGSYPPFPTYPYGPVPHAIPPPSPQRSQESTTMMTAHHSSTSSSVTRDEGDNLIATHHHSSSMHQATTLHHDKLLTISSHSSHSHSHSQSSHSSHNQQRKPALVSACLTSSSSVHHHHRPPQLQPPIPPEPKPEPEMVEPEPEEPPSPRGPSPEPQMEDSECHRSQSAIFLRHWNRGENNSCTRTDLTFKPVPDSKLARKREERTRKEREREAERERDRAAAQQVRKMSTPEKQPEPCKPPSRGPLEPVVSPYDRYAARPGSYVDTPALRQLSEYARPHAAFSPARHPGPPDPMLHYMYGPVARERLELEHLEREKREREIRELRDRELNDRFKEELLKGGPRSIPGSVDPHWLEMHRRYAAAAGLAGPGPSGPPQALHQFSLYGAPPGPSQLERERLERLGIPTAAGGGPAGGGGGHPAHHHGQLDERLALAADPMVRLQMAGISPEYHAHTHAHTHAHTHLHLHPGQQQAAQQQAQQQQEAAAAAAGFPLPAAAGANYPRPGLMSRDPSLGLHPADLLGRPYAEMAVHQEQLQRHLMMERERYPHHPSFVAHHEDYLRFVLQQRERELKVRALEEAARGSRP; encoded by the exons GAGTTGGTTTCTTGCCAGGCCCGGTTGCCTGAGTACAGGCCGGGCATCCCTCCTGGAGATCTTCATCCGGATCCTGAGTTCTCCAAAGAACGTGAGGAACTACGATGGGTCCCGGCCATGGCTTTGGACGGAGATCTGTTGATGTACTTAAGAGCTGCCCGATCTATGGCTGCCTTTGCAGGAATGTGTGACGGCGGATCTCCCGATGATGGTTGTGTAGCTGCCTCTCGCGACGACACCACGATCAACGCTCTGGACATTTTACATGACTCTGGCTATGACCCTGGCAGGGCACTTCAAGCACTAGTCAAATGTCCCGTACCCAAAGGGATCGACAAAAAGTGGTCCGAGGAAGAAACT AAACGTTTTGTAAAGGGTCTTCGTCAGTTTGGAAAGAATTTCTTCCGCATCAGGAAGGATTTACTGCCTCACAAAGATACG CCTGAACTAGTTGAGTTCTACTACCTGTGGAAGAAGACGCCTGGCGCGAATAATAATCGACCCCACAGGCGACGCAGGCAGGGTTCATTGCGCAGAATTCGCAACACCCGTAACTCTCGGGCTGGTACTCCCAAAGAGGAGATACCAACCCCGACAAAAGACACTTCTCCCGCAGCGCCGAACCCCAAGGAGCCGGCGTCCGAACCAGAGACAGCACCTGTCGGCACGCCAGCCAGCAATAATCCAGGTGGTGAAGTCAGCTCGGTTACGGAAGATGATAATTCGGAAGAGGACAGTGATTCCAGGGACACGAATACAAACGGAACTGCGCAATCCTGTCAACATTGCTTTTCGACCAGTTCAAAAGACTACCAAATCGCCGGTAAGGACAGGCTATTACTCTGCGCCGAATGTCGCGCGCATTTAAAGAAAACCGGAGAACTTCCACCTGCTCCTCCGTACCTCTTTCGCCCAGTGCCGGCCGAATCTCCTGACAGTCCAGGCAGGATGAGAACTCGCAACAAGGCCAAAGAGACGCCCAGACCCGCACGATCAAGGAGAGCCGGTGGAACTGACACACCTGATCAGGagaaacagcagcagcaacagacTCCGGacaagacgaagaaaaaatcatctgGTAAATCAGAGACGCCGAGGAAGGGACAGAAACGTCCGCAAGCCGATGATCCTGAGGAGGACAAGGAATTGCAAAAGCGTAAACGCGGCGAGAGGCCGGAAAGTCCGTCCGAATCTCTTACTACAGACAGTAACTCGTTAATGGATGAACCCGAGCGGGAGACCGAGGGTGAAACGAACGATAATCATTCGGTTCCGGTTACCGTCCAAGTCGACGAACCTCCCAGTCCCGTTTTAACCACGCCGGAAGAACCACTGGAGCCGACTCCAGTTTCGACGCCGGTTCCGGCACCCATTCAAAGTTTACCGATATCGGTTCCGGTTATTCACGCAATAGAAAAGAAACCGATCATAGAAGAATTGCCAGAGACCAAAGAACAGTTGGAGGAAATGCCGATGATGATGAACCAGCCTTTGAAATTGGTCGAGGTGCTTCCTCAAATAGAGAGAAACATGTCGCCGGTCGTCGAAGATTCCAAGGAAATGATTCAGCCCATGAATGCTGGCAACCAGCAGCCAATGAACAACGTCAGCGATATCGGTCCAAGTATACGAAATTTATCGCAAACCAGTATGGTGAGCACGCAGAATTGTGCGCAAAACTTGCAGACACTTCAGGTACCTCCTCAACCTCCGCAAGTCATGCCCCTAAACATGCAGCATCCCCCGCCGAATATACTGGCAAGCCAAAACGTGCCGCAGAATTTATCCCAAAATCTACACGTACCGTCAAATTTACCTCAAAACATGGGAAACCCACAGAACATGGTCGGCCCGCCAAGCATGGGAAATCCCCACAGCATGCAGCAGAACATGTCTGCGTCCTCGCTTAATCTTAGCATACCTCAAAACCTCTCCACCAACATTTCGCAGATACCGCAACTGTCGAATTCGCCGCAGCCCTTAGGCCTGCCCGTTTTACCTCCCGACATCAGAATGCCGGAGAGAATACCAGAGGATAGAATGCCTCAGGAGAGACACAGGGACAGCAGAATGCTTGACAGAATGTCAGATAGGCTGCAGGAGCAGCGACAGGACGGAAACGGAGAACTGGATAGACCCGAGCCTCAGAATTTATTCCAATCAATTCCTCCACCCCAGGGTATGATGCCCTTGGAGAAGCCTCCGACCATCGCGCCTTACTCATTGGTACCCACGCCCCCCATGGAGCCACAGAATTTGAAGATAAAGCAGGAAATCATTCCGCCCGAACCCGACCCGTTGCAGAGCTTGAAGGAGGTGAAAGTCCCTGGATTTCAAACTGGATTCCCCGGCCCAAGTTTGGACAACATCAAGAAAGATCCAGACAGTTCCAGCAAGCCTCCGACGCCCAGCAAACACCCTCTGGTGCAAAATAGCCAACAGGTTGCTCAGATTCAGTCGGTCGCCGCTTCCCCGACTCCGAGTTTGCCACCGCCACCGACGTCCATTCCGCAGCCAGTGATGCATCCCTCTCAGCAGCCGAGTCCACACATGGCTCACCCCTTCCATCCTCACCACCCGTTCATTCATCACTCGTTGTTAGCAGCCATGCATCCCTACCATCACGGAGGAATGGCTTACCCCGGTTATCCGCCCGTTGGATCGTATCCCCCATTTCCCACCTATCCATACGGCCCAGTTCCTCACGCTATTCCGCCGCCTTCTCCACAACGAAGCCAAGAGAGCACTACAATGATGACTGCTCATCACTCGAGCACCAGCTCCAGTGTTACTAGAGACGAGGGCGATAATTTGATCGCCACGCATCATCACTCGTCCAGCATGCATCAGGCAACGACATTGCATCACGACAAACTTCTGACTATATCCTCACACAGTTCGCACAGCCATTCGCATAGCCAATCTTCGCACAGTTCTCACAACCAACAACGCAAGCCCGCTCTAGTGTCGGCCTGTCTAACGTCCAGCAGCTCTGTccaccatcatcatcgtccACCTCAACTGCAGCCTCCCATTCCGCCGGAGCCGAAACCCGAGCCGGAAATGGTGGAGCCTGAGCCTGAGGAGCCTCCGAGTCCTCGAGGACCATCACCAGAGCCACAGATGGAGGATTCCGAGTGTCACAGATCTCAGTCGGCTATTTTTCTCCGGCATTGGAATCgaggtgaaaataattcttgCACTAGGACCGATCTCACATTCAAACCAGTGCCGGATTCAAAATTGGCAAGAAAACGTGAGGAGAGAACAAGGAAGGAAAGAGAACGTGAGGCGGAGAGGGAGCGAGACAGAGCAGCTGCTCAACAGGTTAGAAAAATGTCGACTCCTGAGAAACAGCCGGAGCCTTGCAAGCCACCAAGTCGAGGGCCTCTAGAACCTGTCGTATCTCCTTACGACCGCTATGCGGCTAGGCCAGGATCTTACGTCGACACCCCGGCGCTCAGGCAGTTGTCCGAATACGCGAGACCACACGCTGCGTTTTCCCCGGCAAGGCATCCTGGTCCACCTGATCCGATGCTGCACTACATGTACGGTCCAGTAGCAAGAGAGCGCCTCGAATTGGAACATCTGGAGCGGGAAAAGAGAGAGCGGGAAATCAGGGAACTCAGAGATCGCGAACTAAACGACAGGTTCAAGGAGGAACTGCTCAAGGGAGGCCCCAGGTCCATACCTGGCAGCGTGGATCCGCACTGGCTCGAAATGCATCGACGATACGCCGCTGCTGCTGGTCTCGCTGGTCCCGGTCCCTCTGGTCCTCCCCAAGCGTTGCATCAGTTCAGTCTCTACGGCGCTCCTCCAGGTCCTAGCCAGCTGGAGAGGGAACGTCTAGAACGATTAG GGATACCGACGGCAGCCGGCGGGGGGCCAgcagggggagggggtggtCATCCAGCTCACCACCACGGCCAGCTGGACGAGCGGCTGGCTCTGGCTGCTGACCCGATGGTCCGGTTGCAGATGGCTGGCATCTCGCCCGAGTATCACGCTCACACTCACGCGCATACGCACGCGCACACTCACTTGCACCTACATCCGGGACAGCAGCAGGCCGCTCAGCAACAGGCTCAGCAACAGCAGGAagcagctgctgctgccgctggaTTCCCCCTGCCTG CCGCCGCTGGCGCCAATTACCCCAGGCCAGGACTGATGTCTCGCGATCCCTCGCTAGGCCTGCATCCTGCCGATCTCCTTGGTCGACCCTACGCGGAAATGGCTGTGCATCAGGAACAGCTTCAGCGTCACTTGATGATGGAGCGTGAACGTTATCCTCATCATCCTTCATTTGTTGCCCATCATGAAGACTACCTAAGGTTTgtgtt GCAACAACGCGAACGTGAGTTAAAGGTACGCGCTTTGGAAGAAGCTGCGCGAGGATCACGGCCTTGA